The DNA window TGAAAAGCAATGGTCTCCACATTTTCTAAGTCATACCACATGCTCGATTCCCCGGCGAAATAATCAGCAATTCCTTCTTCGAACCATGAAGGAATTCTTGTAATTGACAATACATACTGATCAGAAAAAAGATGACTTTGGTAATGAGAATATTCGTGCACAAGGATTAGCTCCCAATTTTCATCTGTTGGAACTAAGTGAATTCTTTTGTTGCTTAAATCGTAATACCCAGCAACTTCTTCCGAACCGTATCCTGATTCGAGTGATCTATAATCTTCGTGAAACTCAATCGTTAATCCGCCCTCATCATTTGTACCGAAAGTCGAATTAAACTTTTCTCGCTCTAATTGCAGCAATTCATCCATTTTATCAATCTCATTTTTGTTATTTTCAGCATAAAAATAAGTAATTCCGTTTTTCTCAGTTTTCAAAAGAGCCGCTTGAGAAGGTACATCAAATATTCGTGAAGCAAACACTCTAATTTTCTTTTCGGAACTTTGACTTTCATCTCCCGTTGTATAAACTGCAAATGAATTAATTAGGGCAATAGATGTTACCATAATGCCAAGCAAGATAGAAAATGTCATTAAGCCAGCCGCTCCTAAAACAGTATTGAGTTTTAGGAGTTCCACTTTACCCTTTACCACACCAATAATGCTGGCGATAAAAAGAGCTGTACAAATGATAAGAAATACTCCTGAAATTAACAGCCCTCCAAGCAACCCTTGGTTAAATACGAGAAAGAACGCCAGCCACGAACAGACAATTAGTAAAATAAATTGTTTAATCAAGATTCCCATTGCTGCCTCCAATAAATTTTCTATAAAAGCATATTATGTACACAAGCTTGATAAGCCTTTAAGCTTTTCTATATATTAACAGTTATCAAAATAGATAAATAGTCTTACTTTACTAATTTTAAAACTGTAAATGAATGCATAAAAAAACTGACCGCATTTGCGGTCAGTTAAATTTCTGAACTTAATACTATTTCACCTTGAGGTGAAGTATTTCCTGTATTAGGTTCAAGTGTAATTGCAATGGTATCCCAGTCGTTTGCAGTGGCATCAAGTTGATAATAACTTGCGCCTTCTCCGTTTGGATTAGGTGAAAATGCACCTGCTGGTATCACATTGCCATCTTTGATCAGCCATACCTGGTAAACTTGACTGGCTTGTAATTCAGTTAACTGGTCTGCTTGAACGACTAAATTCAAAGAGCTTTCTCCTTCGATCATTGCTGCTGTCGCAGTTCCTGTAAATGCTTCGTTCGGTTGGAGTTCGATAGATTGAATCGCAGTTTCAGTTCCCGCTTCTTTGTCTGATAGCTGGTAAAAGGCATAACCATTCCCTAATAATGACATCAACAAGACAGCGGCAATAAGCGGTTTCCAAACACTATCTTTACGTCTATTTTTATGAATTGGTATTGGAGACATAGCTGGTTTTAATGCTTTTGGCTGATCTTTCTGCTCTGCTGTCTCATCGAAAACAGTAGACAGGATGCGTGCTTTCATATCTATTGGCGGTTCTACCGGATCTACAAGATAAGGGAGCTGACCAGTTGCTTCTGCTATTTCCTGGCATTCCGTACATGTAGTTAAATGATCTTCAAACTGCTGTTTTTCTAGTTCTGTTAATGTTCCATTTAAATAGTCTACTAAGTAATCACAATCTATATTAGTCATCGTAAGCCCCCCTTTCCTGCATCCCATGCAGTGATGTTTTTAATTTCTTTAAAGCTAATCGTATTCGGCTCTTAACTGTCCCCAATGGTATATTGCACATTTCAGCAATTGTTTCATGTGTATGCCCTTTGAAATAAAACAAATCAATCATTTTTTGTTGCTCTTTTGATAAGTGCTGAACAGCCAATTGAATTTGTGTTTTTTCTTCCTGCCATTCTGCTTGTTCTGCAACTGGTTGGTCATTGCTAACCATTTGACTGGCCTCTTCAATCGGAACAGTAGGTTTTTTTCTTTTTCGTATCAAATCAATGGCGGTATTTTGCGCCATCCTGAAAAGCCATGAAGAAAACTTGCCTTTGCTTTCGTTATATACCCCTTTACCACGCCAAATCTTGATAAATACCTCTTGCAACGCCTCTTCAGCCAATCCTCGATCTTCGAGCATTTTATAAAGAAAGGAAAAAAGGATTTTTTCATAGCGGTCGTATAACTGTTCAAGTGCATCTTTATCTTGTTCATTGATACGCAAATACAAGCTTGCATCGGTACTGTTTTCCATCCCCTGTCTCCTTTTTTACTTATTTCGTATTACTACCTTACTATACTTCCCGCTACAGGAAAATCTTTTCTTCTTACTATGACGATATGAGTGGATATAAAGAAACCTCAAGTTCTGATTCTAATACTTTCTTTCTTACTAACACTACGTATAAAACGCCTATTTAGTTCACTATTCTCGAAAAATAAATCTGCTCTTCACTACTTCCACACTTTATTTCTATTCTATTATTTAAAATTTCGGCATTCGATAGTTAAGAAAAGTCCCCCGTGATAGGAGGTCACTCTTTCTATTACTAGACCTGAACGCTTTACGAGTTCAAGCGTATCCCGGTCTAGATGACAACCATCACAAAGTTTTTTCCAAACCGGTGTTAAAACTTCTTGTGCTTTTCCTATAGCTTCCCGGTCTACCTTAACGTGCTCGAACAATAATACTCTCGCCCCCGATTTACTAGTTCGCTGAATTTCCTCAAGAGCTTTTATCGGGTAAGGAATTGTACAAAAAACCAAGGTAGCAATTACAGTCTCGAAACGATTATCTTCAAACGGAAGTTCTTCTGCTATAGCTTTGTATGTAAAAATTGGCACTTGCGCATTTTTAATTCGCTTTTCGGCATGTTTACTCATTTCTGGATTCGGTTCAATCGCATCTACTCTTTTAACGTCACGGTAATAACGAAAGTTCGCTCCTGTGCCAAAACCAATCTCTAAAACATGCCCTTGCGCTTTTCGAACAAGGTTTGCCCGTATTTTTTCAAATCGTGTCTTCTCAAACGGTTTCATCGCTATATCATACAGTGCAGGAAATACTTTAGACATACTTTTACCTCCTAGTTTGTATAAAATTTTTAATCATGTCATTCCTATTACTATTACCTGCTACACAAAATTTTTCCCAAAAAACCGGCAACCTCAAAACTGAAGTTGCCGGTTTAATATCGTCTTATTTTTTTGTGTCGTTAACAAATGGACCATATTCGCTCTGTCCATGTTGAACAGATAACCATTTCAAAGTCGTAAATTCTTCTAATACCCATTCTCCATTAAAGCGACCTAAACCAGAATCTTTTTCGCCACCAAATGGCATATGCGCCTCATCATTTACTGGTTGATCGTTAACGTGAATCATACCTGTATGAATTTGATGCGCTATATTAGTGCCGCGCTCAATATTCGTTGAATGTACAGCGCCACTTAAGCCAAATGGGTAAGCATTTGCCATTTCAATTACTTCTTCATCGTTATCAAATGGAATTAATATTGCGACAGGTCCAAAAATTTCGTTTTCAGCAAGAGGCATATCGTTTGTTACACCTGTTAACACAGTAGGTTCTAAAACGTTCCCATCAGCCTTGCCTCCAAGACGTATTCTTGCACCTTGTTCGACACTTGCATCGATGTCTTTAAGGATTCGATCTACTTGATCACGGTTGATCAATGGACCGACTTGCGTACCTTCTTCAGTAGGATTGCCAAACTTTAGTTTTCCAGCGCGAGTAATAAATTGTTCTGCGAATTCTTCGTACAATTTACGATGTACAAATATACGATTGATAGACATACAAATTTGACCTTGGTGGTAGAATTTACCGAACAACGCAGAATCTACAGCCTGATCGACATTCGCATCATCCAAAACGATAAAGTTATTATTGCCACCCAGCTCTAACGCAGTTTTCTTTAATGCACCACCAGCTAGCTCTCCGATATGTTTCCCAACAGGGGTTGAACCTGTAAAAGAAATTAAACGAGGAATCGGGTGTGTAACAATGTCGTCTCCAATTTCAGAGCCACGACCCACTACTACGTTTAATAAACCTTTAGGCAATCCTGCTGCTTCAAAAATACTGGCGAATAACAATCCACCTGTCACAGGTGTGTCGGTTGCCGGTTTAATAACAACTGCATTCCCAGTTGCGATCGCAGGTGCAATCGAACGAATCGCCAAATGAAAAGGAAAGTTCCACGGACTAATGATCCCGATAACACCAATCGAATTGCGATACACACGATTTTCTTTACCAGCTTGTCGTGAAGGAAGAATTTTGCCTTCCATTCGGAAAGGGAAAGTAGTTGCTTCTTTTAGAATGTTAACCGACACTCCAAATTCAGCTGTTGCTTTAAACACCGTACTCCCTGCTTCTTTTACAAGCCAGTCGATAATAAACTCTTTGTTTTCTAGCATGACTTGCAATACATTTTCCATAACTTCCTGTTTCTTTTGAGGCAATTCTTTAGACCATGCCACTTGGGCTTTTGCAGCAGCTTTATAAGCTTTATCTAAATCAGTTTTATCAGCAGCTTGAGTGGTGACTAGTTCTTCACCCGAAAATGGATTTGTGTTTTTCATCTGACTGTCGCTAGACCCTAAAATCCATTCACCATCTATAAATATCTTCGAATAATCGGTTTTCATCTTATCGACTCCATTCTTTTATTTTACGGCTGTTGTCTAGGACGAATTAATATTTCATTAACGTCTACATGCGTTGGTTGTTCGACAGCATAAGCGATAGCGTTTGCTATGTCTTGCGCTTTCAGCATCTTCATCTGTGGACCTTCACTAAATGCAGTTAAAATATCTTCATCCGTAATTGTACTTGCAAGCTCAGTCTCAACTGCTCCTGGTGAAACGATTGTTACACGAATCTCATGTGAAGGATTAATTTCTTGACGCAAACCTTCTGAGATAGCCCGGACTGCAAATTTGGTTCCGCTATAAACAGCACTTCCTTTTGTTACTCCGTGACCTGCTACAGAAGAAACATTTAATATATGACCATGTTTTTGTCTTTCCATAACCGGTAAAGCTGCAGCGATTCCGTACAATACACCCTTAATATTAACGTCTACCATACGATCCCACTCATCGACTTTTAATTTATTCATCATCGATAACGGCATTAGTCCAGCATTGTTTACTAAAACATCAATTGTGCCTGTTTTCTTTAATCCAGCTTCAACTAATGAATTCATATCTTCTCGGGATGTGACATCAGTTACTTTATACTCTGCTGACCCTCCAGCAGTTTCGATTTCTTTTTTTAGTTCCACTAAACGTTCTTCACGTCTTGCAGCTAGCATTACATGGTAACCTCTTGCTGCTAACTCTTTAGCAGTTGCTTGGCCGATCCCGCTACTAGCTCCAGTAATAATTGCTGTTTTTGTCATGCAAGATTCACTCCATTTCATCTATTAAATAGAAGGTATTTGATACATCTTAATTGTTTACCCATAGAAAGCATCAATTTAAACAAATCAGTGAATTTATACATCTTTACTTGTTTTTCTTGTGTTATAATTTTCACAAGATGGGGGTGTTTATATGCGGAAAATTTCACCTGAAGAACGACAAATTATGCGCCGCTCTTACGCTGAGAAAATTATGGAAACTGTTCGTACCGAAGGTTTTATCTCATTGACTATTCAAGATCTGGCACATTTAATGGGCATTAGTCGGGCATCTTTATATAATTTTTTCGCATCTAAAGAAGACCTAATCCAAGAAGTAATTGAAATTTATATAGATTATTTAACACGATCTAATCAATTTATAAACAATCCTCGATACCCGTATATTCGTCGTCTCCCTGCCGTCTTTGAACAAGCCGTTTTTTCCACAGTATATGCATCTGAAATTTATTTAAATGAATTAAAGTCAGAATGCCCAGAATACTACAAGCGTCAAATACAAGTGGCTGATGAACGACTATTAATACTTCATAGATTTTATAAGAATGGAATTAGCGATGGTGACTTTAATCCACTAAATCCCTCACTAGTTATCCAACAAGATGAGGCTGCTTTGCATAAAATTTTAAATTCATCGTTTTTATTCGACAATGATTTATCGCTTGAAGATTGCATGTATAGTTATTACGAAATGATGAAACACCGGAGTTTCTCACATAATACGTTAAAACCTGGAAAAGATCCGCATATTGAAAAAGCTGTGCGAGTTATTATTAATCAACTAGGTAAAAACACGAATATTGCTTCGCGTACACTTAATTGAAGAGTTTTATACCTTTTTAACTTATAGCAACGTTTTCATTAAATTTAAGTATTATAGTTTGGATTATTTAGCATATGGGAATAGAATTAAAAAGTTAAAACTACTATAAAATAATTGTTCAATAATTCTGACAAAAATATTATAATGTAGTATAACTACTTAAAAAGGAGATGGCCAATATGAATCTAGATTCAATTAGAGG is part of the Planococcus sp. PAMC 21323 genome and encodes:
- a CDS encoding aldehyde dehydrogenase family protein, producing MKTDYSKIFIDGEWILGSSDSQMKNTNPFSGEELVTTQAADKTDLDKAYKAAAKAQVAWSKELPQKKQEVMENVLQVMLENKEFIIDWLVKEAGSTVFKATAEFGVSVNILKEATTFPFRMEGKILPSRQAGKENRVYRNSIGVIGIISPWNFPFHLAIRSIAPAIATGNAVVIKPATDTPVTGGLLFASIFEAAGLPKGLLNVVVGRGSEIGDDIVTHPIPRLISFTGSTPVGKHIGELAGGALKKTALELGGNNNFIVLDDANVDQAVDSALFGKFYHQGQICMSINRIFVHRKLYEEFAEQFITRAGKLKFGNPTEEGTQVGPLINRDQVDRILKDIDASVEQGARIRLGGKADGNVLEPTVLTGVTNDMPLAENEIFGPVAILIPFDNDEEVIEMANAYPFGLSGAVHSTNIERGTNIAHQIHTGMIHVNDQPVNDEAHMPFGGEKDSGLGRFNGEWVLEEFTTLKWLSVQHGQSEYGPFVNDTKK
- a CDS encoding TetR/AcrR family transcriptional regulator, with the protein product MRKISPEERQIMRRSYAEKIMETVRTEGFISLTIQDLAHLMGISRASLYNFFASKEDLIQEVIEIYIDYLTRSNQFINNPRYPYIRRLPAVFEQAVFSTVYASEIYLNELKSECPEYYKRQIQVADERLLILHRFYKNGISDGDFNPLNPSLVIQQDEAALHKILNSSFLFDNDLSLEDCMYSYYEMMKHRSFSHNTLKPGKDPHIEKAVRVIINQLGKNTNIASRTLN
- a CDS encoding RNA polymerase sigma factor, producing MENSTDASLYLRINEQDKDALEQLYDRYEKILFSFLYKMLEDRGLAEEALQEVFIKIWRGKGVYNESKGKFSSWLFRMAQNTAIDLIRKRKKPTVPIEEASQMVSNDQPVAEQAEWQEEKTQIQLAVQHLSKEQQKMIDLFYFKGHTHETIAEMCNIPLGTVKSRIRLALKKLKTSLHGMQERGAYDD
- a CDS encoding SDR family oxidoreductase, which produces MTKTAIITGASSGIGQATAKELAARGYHVMLAARREERLVELKKEIETAGGSAEYKVTDVTSREDMNSLVEAGLKKTGTIDVLVNNAGLMPLSMMNKLKVDEWDRMVDVNIKGVLYGIAAALPVMERQKHGHILNVSSVAGHGVTKGSAVYSGTKFAVRAISEGLRQEINPSHEIRVTIVSPGAVETELASTITDEDILTAFSEGPQMKMLKAQDIANAIAYAVEQPTHVDVNEILIRPRQQP
- a CDS encoding anti-sigma factor is translated as MTNIDCDYLVDYLNGTLTELEKQQFEDHLTTCTECQEIAEATGQLPYLVDPVEPPIDMKARILSTVFDETAEQKDQPKALKPAMSPIPIHKNRRKDSVWKPLIAAVLLMSLLGNGYAFYQLSDKEAGTETAIQSIELQPNEAFTGTATAAMIEGESSLNLVVQADQLTELQASQVYQVWLIKDGNVIPAGAFSPNPNGEGASYYQLDATANDWDTIAITLEPNTGNTSPQGEIVLSSEI
- a CDS encoding class I SAM-dependent methyltransferase, which gives rise to MSKVFPALYDIAMKPFEKTRFEKIRANLVRKAQGHVLEIGFGTGANFRYYRDVKRVDAIEPNPEMSKHAEKRIKNAQVPIFTYKAIAEELPFEDNRFETVIATLVFCTIPYPIKALEEIQRTSKSGARVLLFEHVKVDREAIGKAQEVLTPVWKKLCDGCHLDRDTLELVKRSGLVIERVTSYHGGLFLTIECRNFK